In Flammeovirgaceae bacterium 311, one DNA window encodes the following:
- a CDS encoding periplasmic serine protease (COG0265 Trypsin-like serine proteases, typically periplasmic, contain C-terminal PDZ domain), with protein MRFLLKSLLLPFGAGLAGAAVYVNLFMATPLAHLSGDQQQQLVMPVHQANNWQQVRVTAEPTAFAEAARRSTNSVVFVKTLSGDEYAPTSYFDLLFGRRSGAVASSGSGVIYSEDGYIITNNHVVEGAKVVEVVHQRRTYKAAVVGTDPATDLAVLKVEAGALPAITLGRSATVEVGEWALAVGNPFNLTSTVTAGIVSAKGREISFGKGLFPLESFIQTDAAINPGNSGGALVNSRGELIGINTAILSQTGSYAGYGFAVPVDVVRKVVEDLIQYGEVQKAFVGAEVIDLDLNKAAELNVKADRGVVVSHIPQDGAAARAGLKAGDVITRINDIPVESRGQFDEIISYYSPGDNITVGYIRRNQPQQATLTLTNREGGTSILRREVFTSESLGADLEKVSMVERNVLNIKQGVRVTNIRRGFMRRLGIQEGFVITSINETPIEDPEKLVSILSKLRGRVIIEGVNTKGVKGYYQYYF; from the coding sequence ATGCGATTTTTACTTAAATCTCTTCTGTTGCCTTTTGGTGCCGGTTTGGCTGGCGCTGCTGTATATGTAAACTTATTTATGGCTACACCGCTGGCGCATTTATCAGGCGATCAGCAACAGCAGCTGGTCATGCCTGTACACCAGGCAAATAACTGGCAGCAGGTCAGGGTAACTGCCGAACCTACTGCATTTGCCGAGGCGGCTCGTCGCAGCACTAATTCTGTTGTGTTTGTAAAAACACTTTCCGGCGATGAGTATGCCCCGACCAGCTATTTCGATTTACTCTTTGGCCGCCGTAGTGGTGCCGTAGCCAGCTCAGGCTCCGGAGTAATCTATTCTGAAGATGGCTATATAATTACTAATAACCATGTGGTAGAAGGTGCTAAAGTGGTAGAAGTAGTGCACCAGCGGCGAACCTATAAAGCTGCAGTGGTGGGTACCGACCCTGCTACAGACCTGGCGGTACTAAAGGTGGAAGCCGGCGCTCTGCCTGCTATCACACTGGGCCGGTCTGCAACTGTAGAGGTGGGAGAGTGGGCCCTGGCTGTTGGTAATCCCTTTAATCTTACCTCAACGGTAACGGCGGGAATTGTTTCTGCCAAGGGGCGGGAGATTAGCTTTGGTAAAGGCCTGTTCCCGCTGGAAAGCTTTATACAAACCGATGCTGCCATTAACCCTGGTAATAGTGGCGGTGCATTGGTGAATAGTCGCGGGGAGCTTATAGGCATCAATACAGCTATTCTTAGCCAGACTGGCTCTTATGCAGGCTACGGCTTTGCCGTTCCGGTAGATGTGGTACGTAAAGTCGTGGAAGACCTCATTCAGTATGGCGAGGTCCAGAAAGCATTTGTGGGTGCCGAGGTAATTGACCTGGACCTGAACAAAGCGGCCGAGCTGAATGTAAAAGCAGACAGAGGCGTGGTGGTGAGCCATATACCGCAGGATGGCGCTGCAGCCCGTGCCGGACTTAAAGCAGGCGATGTGATTACGCGGATTAATGATATTCCGGTAGAGAGCAGGGGGCAATTCGATGAAATTATCAGCTACTACAGCCCCGGGGATAATATTACTGTCGGATATATACGGCGCAACCAGCCGCAGCAGGCAACGCTTACACTTACCAACCGCGAGGGAGGTACCTCAATTTTACGCAGAGAGGTATTCACCTCAGAATCCCTGGGTGCAGATCTGGAAAAGGTAAGCATGGTAGAGCGCAATGTACTCAACATTAAGCAGGGAGTGCGGGTAACTAATATTCGCCGTGGTTTTATGCGTAGGCTGGGTATACAGGAGGGATTCGTAATAACTAGCATCAACGAAACGCCCATCGAAGATCCGGAGAAGCTTGTAAGCATTCTTTCAAAATTAAGGGGGCGTGTTATTATAGAGGGGGTTAATACAAAAGGAGTGAAGGGCTACTATCAATATTATTTTTAA
- a CDS encoding putative iron-regulated membrane protein (COG3182 Uncharacterized iron-regulated membrane protein) yields the protein MKEKYSLRKLFNDLHLWMGIGSGIILFVVCLTGTLYTFRTEVEEVLEPSKYHVTVSQQAERLAPELIIEKVKEEVGGKVLAIEVPLDRSRAYQVIVKKSAEERRGTPYYVNPYTAEILGTSEGPATEFFMSVFKLHRWLLLDSEVGRPIVGGATIVFVLLILSGLVLWWPKKLKNWKQGFKVKATANWKRVNHDLHNTLGFYSFLLLLLMALTGLCWSFEWYRDGLGTVIGTEVFGGRGGKPVATVPPAEESEEFSLTEIMILADSELPYEGDYRITPREDSSATVVLSKYRTGFFALSASDKVQINQYTGDVLQVERFADKPINQQIASSIKPLHTGEIFGTFSKILYFIACLIGTSLPVTGTIIWINKLRKGSVKAKKAAAQEVAVAR from the coding sequence ATGAAAGAGAAGTATAGCCTAAGAAAACTTTTTAACGACCTGCACCTCTGGATGGGGATTGGAAGTGGCATTATTCTTTTTGTGGTTTGCCTTACCGGTACCCTCTATACCTTTAGAACAGAGGTGGAAGAGGTTCTGGAGCCTTCAAAATATCATGTAACCGTATCACAACAGGCAGAGCGTCTGGCTCCTGAACTTATTATTGAAAAAGTAAAGGAGGAAGTGGGTGGCAAAGTGCTGGCTATAGAGGTTCCGCTCGACAGGAGCAGGGCTTATCAGGTAATTGTTAAAAAATCGGCAGAGGAACGCAGGGGTACCCCATACTATGTAAACCCTTACACCGCCGAAATTCTAGGCACTTCTGAGGGGCCTGCCACAGAATTTTTCATGAGTGTTTTCAAGCTGCACCGCTGGTTGCTGCTCGATTCTGAAGTTGGAAGGCCTATTGTAGGCGGGGCTACCATCGTCTTTGTGCTGCTGATCCTGTCTGGTCTGGTGCTGTGGTGGCCTAAAAAACTTAAAAACTGGAAACAGGGGTTCAAGGTAAAAGCAACTGCAAACTGGAAGCGCGTTAACCACGACCTGCACAATACCCTTGGTTTTTACTCTTTTTTGCTGCTGCTGCTCATGGCGCTTACAGGCCTTTGCTGGTCGTTTGAGTGGTACAGAGATGGTCTTGGCACTGTAATAGGAACAGAAGTATTTGGTGGCAGGGGCGGTAAGCCTGTGGCTACAGTACCTCCGGCAGAAGAATCAGAAGAATTTTCACTCACAGAAATCATGATTCTGGCAGATAGTGAGCTGCCCTATGAGGGAGATTACCGTATCACTCCCCGGGAAGATTCCAGCGCAACGGTGGTGCTAAGCAAATACAGAACCGGCTTTTTTGCACTTTCAGCCTCAGACAAAGTTCAGATAAACCAGTATACCGGCGATGTACTGCAGGTAGAGCGCTTTGCAGATAAGCCTATCAATCAGCAGATAGCCTCCTCTATCAAGCCACTGCATACTGGCGAAATATTTGGCACCTTTTCTAAAATCTTATACTTTATTGCCTGCCTGATAGGCACCAGCTTGCCTGTTACCGGCACCATTATCTGGATTAACAAGCTTAGAAAAGGATCTGTAAAAGCTAAGAAAGCAGCAGCTCAGGAAGTAGCCGTAGCACGTTAA
- a CDS encoding NADH:flavin oxidoreductase/NADH oxidase (COG1902 NADH:flavin oxidoreductases, Old Yellow Enzyme family) has protein sequence MNSKALFSPFTIKKVQFRNRIAVSPMCQYSSQDGFANDWHLVHLGSRAVGGAGLVIFEASAVTSEGRITPDDLGIWKDEHIPGLQRIVTFIKSQGAVAGIQLAHAGRKASHQSPWKGGKIILPADGGWETLAPSAIPFQEDEPAPAALSTEGIREVINSFRQAAKRALQAGFEVIELHAAHGYLMHEFLSPLSNVRTDEWGGSFENRARLLQEVVAAVQEVWPEELPLFVRISATDWTKGGWDADDSVALAVLLKAKGVDLIDCSTGGNVPKASIPVAPCYQVQFAEKIKKETGICTAAVGMITTPQQAETIIATEQADMVLLAREFLRDPYFPLHAAREFSADVVWPVQYERAKPR, from the coding sequence ATGAATTCAAAGGCACTTTTTAGTCCGTTTACCATTAAAAAGGTTCAGTTCAGAAACAGAATAGCAGTTTCGCCCATGTGTCAGTACTCAAGCCAGGATGGCTTTGCAAACGACTGGCACCTGGTTCACCTGGGGAGCAGGGCAGTAGGGGGTGCCGGGCTTGTTATTTTTGAGGCCTCTGCTGTTACATCAGAGGGCCGTATTACTCCTGATGATCTGGGAATCTGGAAAGATGAACATATCCCGGGGCTGCAAAGAATTGTAACATTCATAAAGAGCCAGGGAGCTGTAGCAGGCATACAGCTGGCACATGCCGGCAGGAAAGCAAGCCACCAGAGCCCCTGGAAGGGAGGTAAAATAATTTTGCCGGCAGATGGCGGCTGGGAAACCCTTGCCCCCAGTGCTATTCCATTTCAGGAAGATGAACCTGCTCCTGCAGCCCTAAGCACTGAGGGCATCAGGGAGGTTATTAACAGCTTCAGACAGGCAGCCAAAAGAGCACTGCAGGCTGGCTTCGAGGTAATTGAACTCCATGCAGCACACGGTTATCTGATGCATGAATTTTTATCTCCGTTAAGCAATGTTCGAACAGATGAATGGGGCGGCTCTTTTGAGAACCGGGCCCGTTTACTGCAGGAGGTGGTAGCGGCTGTACAGGAGGTTTGGCCCGAAGAGCTACCGCTTTTTGTAAGAATATCTGCTACCGACTGGACCAAAGGTGGCTGGGATGCCGATGACTCTGTTGCTTTAGCAGTACTTTTGAAAGCAAAGGGGGTGGACCTGATCGATTGCTCCACAGGGGGCAATGTTCCTAAAGCATCTATTCCGGTAGCACCCTGTTATCAGGTGCAGTTTGCGGAAAAAATTAAGAAAGAAACCGGCATTTGTACTGCTGCCGTAGGCATGATCACCACCCCGCAGCAAGCCGAAACCATCATTGCTACAGAACAGGCAGATATGGTGCTGCTGGCAAGGGAGTTTTTAAGAGATCCTTACTTTCCTTTGCATGCAGCCCGTGAGTTTAGTGCTGATGTGGTGTGGCCTGTACAGTATGAGCGGGCAAAGCCCAGGTAA
- a CDS encoding electron transport protein SCO1/SenC (COG1999 Uncharacterized protein SCO1/SenC/PrrC, involved in biogenesis of respiratory and photosynthetic systems), with product MKKPLLLILLTLAAFACSEQEQPKDELPVYGETTITDTDTLYHTIGEFAFYNQDSVLITDDTVAGKVYVADFIFTTCPSICIPMAKEMLRVYGRYGNKSDFMILSHSIDPDYDTVPVLKEYANRLGVADESNWHFLTGGITDVYALGEKRYFVTAQKDEKAPGGVLHSGAFILIDGKGRIRGVYDGTDPAEVDKLMLDIDKLLN from the coding sequence ATGAAAAAGCCACTGCTGCTGATACTGTTAACCTTGGCTGCCTTTGCCTGTAGTGAACAGGAACAACCAAAGGATGAGCTGCCTGTATATGGCGAAACCACCATTACTGATACCGACACCCTTTATCATACCATAGGCGAATTTGCTTTTTATAACCAGGACAGCGTTCTGATCACGGACGATACCGTAGCAGGCAAGGTGTACGTGGCTGACTTTATCTTTACCACCTGCCCCAGTATCTGTATACCCATGGCCAAAGAAATGCTAAGGGTGTATGGCAGGTACGGCAACAAATCCGATTTCATGATTCTTTCCCACAGCATAGACCCCGACTACGATACTGTACCGGTACTAAAGGAATATGCCAACAGGCTGGGCGTAGCTGACGAAAGCAACTGGCACTTTCTGACAGGCGGAATAACCGATGTGTATGCCCTGGGAGAGAAGAGATATTTTGTAACAGCACAGAAAGATGAAAAAGCACCCGGTGGCGTGCTGCATAGCGGTGCTTTCATCCTGATTGATGGCAAGGGGCGCATTCGCGGTGTGTATGATGGTACCGATCCGGCCGAAGTAGATAAATTAATGCTGGATATTGATAAGTTATTAAACTAG
- a CDS encoding hypothetical protein (COG1981 Predicted membrane protein), translating to MIFPVPGREHLFMAVSVVPLRYMAFLYIKALHIIFIVTWFAGLFYTPRLFIYTMEVYEKEAEPARSILLEKLQRWTRLLWYGITWPSAIITLGMGLSLIFTSNYQYIMPDWLWIKIGFVAILYLYHLACHGMFKKLQRGEQVWSSQKLRFWNEVSTILLFAIVFLVILKNMVSVLWGLLGLVVFTVLLMLAITLYKKIREAKE from the coding sequence ATGATATTTCCGGTACCGGGCAGAGAACATTTGTTCATGGCTGTTTCGGTTGTACCTTTGCGGTATATGGCATTTTTGTACATCAAAGCACTACATATTATTTTTATAGTAACCTGGTTTGCAGGTCTTTTTTATACACCCCGCCTGTTTATTTATACCATGGAGGTGTATGAAAAGGAAGCCGAACCAGCACGCAGCATTTTACTGGAAAAGCTGCAGCGCTGGACCCGCCTGCTCTGGTATGGCATTACCTGGCCATCTGCCATTATAACCCTGGGCATGGGCTTAAGCCTGATCTTTACATCCAACTACCAGTATATTATGCCTGACTGGCTGTGGATTAAAATTGGCTTTGTAGCAATCCTCTACCTCTACCACCTGGCCTGCCATGGCATGTTTAAAAAACTACAGCGCGGTGAGCAGGTCTGGAGCAGCCAAAAACTCAGGTTCTGGAATGAGGTATCTACCATACTGCTGTTTGCCATTGTTTTTCTGGTAATTCTTAAAAACATGGTAAGTGTGCTATGGGGCCTGCTTGGGCTGGTTGTGTTTACAGTACTACTGATGCTGGCGATTACGTTATATAAGAAAATACGGGAAGCGAAAGAATGA
- a CDS encoding TonB-dependent siderophore receptor (COG1629 Outer membrane receptor proteins, mostly Fe transport), protein MQFLSLPQLIFLFIFILAQFILPSGLHAQQVNQWGSVEGQVISTDSLPRELVAIRLKNAQLGTTSDAGGIFKIAHVPAGIYQLEATLVGYTKINREILVNAGETTYLKLVVNENLEQLQVVEVFGVPDKQPEKLSSITRLPLKPSDQIQSISIISDELIKKQGALTITDATRNVPGIYSFSTYGNKRESLSSRGFRGIPVLKNGVRVNSDFRGLGFITDMEGVESIQVIKGANAITQGGSYDIGSAGGVVNIVTKTPKFEQGGYAALRVGSWEQVRPSFDVYGAMNDSKTVAFRLNGAYERANSYRTGVSLSKVYVNPSLEWRPNDKTSLTLEMDYLNDSRTPDVGTIAFTNTEYSIYDLSFDKFLGFETDRTNTLNTTYAARLNRTLTDNLSVRAAYFHSSLDVQDLYTSLSTGNRNNPLPGYTRQRALAQSGRLDNNSVVQFDLVGQDVVTGPLQHTFQVGADISTFRLETPTYAATIIDTINVYEGISNRLPGSAPASKLVSTTSSNGTRLGLMAQDVITLSQWAKATLGIRFSTQESSSSATAEVVQGEGFTPLAGLIVTPVKGLNLFASYTNTFNPRSASRLDKDGNELGNERIDQIEAGIKSDWFHNRLRFNLTLYKINNKNMNLQAVELDANGVLVYLPYYIQGGNDERKGLEVELLGRVLENFEVVAGYSYIDAQYKEHTTYVEGSAPLNTPKHTANLWTNYTVQTGYFKGLTLGAGAYYIGERPMNDWTKDQVEYHGITPGLKPFNIKDYTLVNASVAYQVKDVSVRLLFNNIFDEVGYNAYRTSFINPVDPRNFAGVLTYRF, encoded by the coding sequence ATGCAATTTTTATCACTCCCTCAATTAATTTTCCTTTTCATATTTATACTGGCCCAGTTTATACTGCCATCAGGACTTCATGCTCAGCAGGTTAATCAATGGGGTTCAGTAGAAGGACAGGTAATAAGTACTGACAGTCTGCCCCGGGAACTGGTTGCCATCAGGCTGAAGAACGCGCAGTTAGGCACTACTTCCGATGCCGGCGGTATTTTTAAAATTGCACACGTACCAGCCGGTATCTATCAGTTAGAGGCTACACTGGTAGGTTATACCAAAATAAACAGAGAGATTCTGGTAAATGCAGGTGAAACAACCTACCTGAAGCTGGTTGTAAATGAAAACCTGGAGCAGCTGCAGGTAGTAGAGGTTTTTGGCGTGCCGGATAAACAACCTGAAAAACTCTCCTCTATTACGCGTTTACCCCTGAAGCCAAGCGACCAGATTCAGAGCATCTCCATTATTTCTGATGAACTGATCAAAAAGCAGGGTGCCTTAACCATAACAGACGCTACCCGCAATGTGCCCGGCATCTACTCTTTTTCTACCTATGGTAACAAGCGGGAGAGCTTATCTTCCAGAGGATTCAGAGGAATACCTGTGCTCAAAAACGGAGTACGCGTAAATTCAGACTTTCGCGGACTGGGCTTTATTACTGATATGGAAGGGGTGGAGAGTATTCAGGTGATCAAGGGTGCAAATGCCATTACCCAGGGAGGCAGCTATGATATAGGCAGTGCAGGTGGTGTGGTAAATATTGTAACCAAAACACCAAAGTTTGAGCAGGGGGGATACGCCGCCTTACGCGTTGGCAGCTGGGAGCAGGTAAGGCCAAGTTTTGATGTGTATGGTGCCATGAACGATTCCAAAACAGTTGCTTTCAGGTTGAACGGTGCCTACGAACGGGCTAATAGCTACCGTACGGGTGTTTCACTCAGCAAAGTATATGTAAACCCCTCGCTGGAGTGGCGACCTAATGATAAAACCAGCCTGACACTGGAGATGGATTACCTCAACGACAGCCGTACGCCAGATGTTGGCACCATTGCTTTTACAAACACCGAATACTCTATTTATGACTTGTCCTTCGATAAATTCCTGGGTTTTGAAACCGACCGCACCAATACTCTTAATACTACTTATGCTGCCCGTCTGAACAGAACACTTACCGATAATCTTTCCGTGCGGGCTGCTTATTTCCATTCTTCTCTGGATGTACAGGATCTCTATACCAGCTTATCTACTGGCAACAGGAACAATCCACTGCCTGGCTATACCCGCCAGCGGGCACTGGCTCAGTCGGGTCGGTTGGATAATAATTCTGTTGTGCAGTTTGATCTTGTTGGGCAGGATGTGGTAACTGGTCCCCTGCAGCATACTTTTCAGGTAGGGGCCGATATTTCTACCTTCAGGCTTGAAACACCCACCTACGCAGCTACTATTATTGATACTATTAATGTGTACGAGGGCATCAGTAACCGCTTGCCAGGATCAGCGCCAGCCTCTAAACTTGTCTCAACAACCAGCAGTAATGGCACCCGCCTGGGCCTGATGGCACAGGATGTGATTACCCTTAGCCAATGGGCAAAAGCAACACTTGGGATTCGCTTCAGCACCCAGGAGAGTAGTAGTTCAGCTACTGCCGAGGTAGTACAGGGAGAAGGTTTTACCCCCCTGGCAGGTTTAATTGTAACACCGGTAAAAGGCCTGAACCTCTTTGCTTCCTACACCAATACCTTTAACCCAAGAAGTGCCTCACGCCTTGATAAAGATGGAAATGAGCTGGGTAATGAGCGTATAGACCAGATAGAAGCAGGCATCAAGTCAGACTGGTTCCATAACCGTCTGCGCTTTAACCTCACCCTTTATAAAATCAATAATAAAAACATGAACCTGCAGGCTGTGGAGCTGGATGCGAATGGTGTGCTGGTGTACCTGCCTTATTATATTCAGGGTGGCAACGATGAGCGCAAAGGTTTAGAAGTAGAGTTACTGGGCCGTGTGCTGGAAAACTTTGAGGTGGTGGCAGGCTACAGCTATATCGATGCACAGTACAAAGAGCATACTACCTATGTGGAGGGATCTGCTCCCTTAAATACACCTAAACATACAGCCAACCTGTGGACTAATTATACCGTACAAACAGGCTACTTTAAGGGATTAACACTGGGGGCCGGTGCTTACTATATCGGTGAGCGCCCTATGAACGACTGGACAAAAGACCAGGTAGAGTATCATGGCATTACCCCTGGCTTAAAACCCTTCAACATAAAAGACTATACACTTGTTAATGCCTCTGTGGCTTACCAGGTCAAGGATGTGAGTGTACGCCTGTTATTCAACAACATCTTCGACGAAGTGGGATACAATGCCTATCGCACCAGTTTTATCAATCCGGTAGATCCGCGTAACTTTGCAGGCGTGCTTACTTACAGGTTTTGA